In one window of Myxococcales bacterium DNA:
- a CDS encoding MBOAT family protein, translating to MLFNSLTFLAFFIPLLVVLRLLPVHGIARNAWILGASFLFYASWSPPFILLLLATAAVDYGVAIKMGSLPTRAARKPWLILSLVFSLGSLAFFKYTGMALSTAGGLAHWLGSPWKPPALDIVLPLGISFYTFETISYGIDVYRGELQPKRNFFQYLSFLMFFPKLIAGPIVRASELLHQIPKPRLIEEEKFGEGLTLIGHGFIKKTLFADNFAPFVEQVFARPLEHNRFMCLVAVYGYSMQVYFDFSAYSDIARGCAKIVGYELPLNFNQPYKAVSMSEFWRRWHMTLSRWLRDYLYIPLGGNHGSKFATYRNLFLTMLLGGLWHGANWTFVAWGALHGIFLLTERAYFELRGKKQKRRSDMGFGERLVRALIVFHLITFTRIFFRAPDFGIALDVIHGIVAPKTRELVPSFALFAIPAATIAYVALSQFKERILALRPRGASVLIYAVAGVVLLAFGASQAEFIYFQF from the coding sequence GTGCTCTTCAACTCGCTCACCTTCCTCGCGTTTTTTATCCCGCTCCTCGTCGTCCTTCGCCTGCTGCCGGTCCACGGCATCGCGCGCAACGCGTGGATCTTGGGGGCGAGCTTCCTCTTCTACGCGAGCTGGAGCCCGCCCTTCATTCTCCTCCTGCTCGCGACGGCGGCCGTCGACTACGGCGTCGCCATCAAGATGGGCAGCTTGCCCACGCGGGCCGCGCGCAAGCCTTGGCTGATCCTCAGCCTCGTCTTCAGCTTGGGCTCGCTGGCGTTCTTCAAATACACGGGGATGGCGCTCAGCACCGCCGGCGGCTTGGCGCATTGGCTCGGCTCTCCGTGGAAGCCTCCCGCCCTCGACATCGTCTTGCCGCTTGGCATCTCGTTCTACACCTTCGAGACGATCAGCTACGGCATCGACGTCTACCGTGGTGAGCTCCAGCCGAAGCGGAACTTCTTCCAGTACCTCAGCTTCTTGATGTTCTTTCCGAAGCTCATCGCGGGGCCCATCGTCCGCGCCAGCGAGCTCCTCCATCAAATTCCCAAGCCCCGCCTCATCGAGGAAGAGAAGTTTGGCGAAGGCCTGACGCTCATCGGCCACGGCTTCATCAAAAAGACCCTCTTCGCCGACAACTTCGCGCCCTTCGTGGAGCAAGTCTTCGCGCGGCCCTTGGAGCACAACCGCTTCATGTGTCTGGTCGCCGTGTACGGCTACTCGATGCAGGTCTACTTCGACTTCTCGGCCTACAGCGACATCGCGCGTGGCTGCGCCAAGATCGTCGGCTACGAGCTGCCGCTGAATTTCAACCAGCCCTACAAGGCCGTCAGCATGAGCGAGTTCTGGCGTCGCTGGCACATGACGCTGTCTCGATGGCTGCGCGACTACCTGTACATTCCCCTCGGCGGCAACCACGGCTCCAAGTTCGCCACGTACCGCAACCTGTTTCTGACGATGCTCCTCGGGGGCCTCTGGCACGGCGCCAACTGGACCTTCGTCGCGTGGGGCGCGCTCCACGGCATCTTCCTGCTGACGGAGCGCGCGTACTTCGAGCTCCGCGGCAAGAAGCAGAAGAGGCGCTCTGATATGGGCTTCGGAGAGCGCCTCGTGCGGGCGCTCATCGTGTTCCACCTCATCACGTTCACGCGCATCTTCTTTCGCGCGCCGGACTTCGGCATCGCCCTCGACGTGATCCACGGCATCGTCGCGCCGAAGACGCGCGAGCTCGTGCCGTCCTTCGCCCTCTTCGCTATCCCGGCGGCGACCATCGCCTACGTGGCGCTGTCACAGTTCAAGGAGCGCATCCTTGCGCTGCGGCCGCGCGGCGCGAGCGTGCTCATCTACGCCGTCGCCGGCGTGGTACTCCTCGCCTTTGGCGCTTCGCAGGCCGAGTTCATCTACTTCCAATTCTAA